The proteins below come from a single Melospiza georgiana isolate bMelGeo1 chromosome 4, bMelGeo1.pri, whole genome shotgun sequence genomic window:
- the PAX4 gene encoding paired box protein Pax-4, producing MQHRGPSGVNQLGGLFLNGRPLPTCKRQRIIALAASGARSSDISRSLKVSNGCVSKILGRYYRTGAVGPKAAGGSKPRTATPAVVARIARLKLEQPGLFAWQIRRQLHAEGICAGSGIPSVSSINRVLRTLPSDLRLAAEPQDPRGSPPAAPPGPQPPQGPGQRSGGRNRTVFSRQQAEALEEAFRRGQYPDSATRERLAAATRLPDSTIRVWFSNRRAKWRRESKRQLETGGAGSWCEWIPPAVGAAAAAAARPLPDPPAGSAQPLHGLDPQPRPPAPLHLCASGPCAWDDACCGLAPGGTPAPAPWQPLESARFALLPPGLPPLPAWGLEPR from the exons ATGCAACACCGAG GGCCCAGCGGGGTGAACCAGCTCGGGGGGCTCTTCCTGAACGGGCGCCCCCTCCCCACGTGCAAGAGGCAGAGAATCATCGCGCTGGCGGCGAGCGGCGCCCGCAGCTCCGACATCTCCCGCAGCCTCAAG GTGTCCAACGGCTGCGTCAGCAAAATCCTGGGCCGCTACTACCGCACGGGGGCCGTGGGGCCCAAGGCGGCGGGGGGCAGCAAGCCCCGCACGGCCACCCCCGCCGTGGTGGCCAGGATCGCGCGGCTGAAGCTGGAGCAGCCCGGGCTCTTCGCCTGGCAGATCCGCCGGCAGCTGCACGCCGAGGGAATCTGTGCCGGCAGCGGCATCCCCAGC gtCTCCTCCATCAACCGCGTGCTCAGGACCCTGCCCAGCGACCTCCGGCTGGCGGCCGAGCCCCAGGACCCGCGGG ggtCCCCTCCGGCCGCGCCCCccggcccgcagcccccgcAGGGCCCCGGGCAGCGGAGCGGGGGCAGGAACCGCACCGTGTTCTCCAGGCAGCAGGCGGAGGCTCTGGAGGAAG CGTTCCGGAGGGGACAGTACCCGGACAGCGCCACCCGCGAGCGCCTGGCCGCGGCCACCCGCCTGCCCGACAGCACCATCAGG GTCTGGTTCTCGAACCGCCGAGCCAAGTGGCGACGGGAGAGCAAGCGGCAGCTGGAGACGGGCGGCGCAG GCTCCTGGTGCGAGTGGATCCCGCCCGCTGtcggtgccgccgccgccgccgccgcacgG CCCCTCCCGGACCCCCCCGCGGGCTCGGCGCAGCCCCTGCACGGCCTCGACCCCCAGCCGCGCCCGCCGGCCCCGCTGCACCTCTGCGCCTCCGGGCCCTGCGCCTGGGACGACGCTTGCTGCG GTCTGGCTCCCGGCGGGACCCCCGCTCCAgcgccctggcagcccctggagaGCGCCCGCTTCGCCCTGCTGCCCCCCGGGCTGCCCCCGCTGCCAGCCTGGGGCCTGGAGCCGCGCTGA
- the GCC1 gene encoding GRIP and coiled-coil domain-containing protein 1 has product MEKFGMNFGGGPSRKELLETIETQKQQLLRFQARLKDVVHAYKSLLKEKEALEASLKALSVSHDGELPAPPPAAADSPDDRSSEHSEDSAGTAASADTAASPPGGDEEDRPAGGPSARAEEPSGAEGGEPSGGEPERRLQQLKAQLATLTGALATVTQEKSRMEASYQAERRQMKQELEEAAARARAEAERLQELQEQLAQTRGRLLEQQREREREQGDHGLMLRELQELLRAERDGRRAAEQELQQAREALAGTAGTAERAQGHEQQARQLSQELEELRRELQGVREESGRADPRIQELQEEMAGLKNHFQLQLVQEMKKTAQAEEQLRQRSQREEQRVAELEAQVSQVSELLGTYEKAKQRDQGTIQRLKDRIVQLDLENKTLAIAASSRSLGEVAVEEATLDVSVLKEKMEKLRKLLQAAAGKGAEAEEPQEPEPSPSGGDGDKAPGGHCQQELRQLKEEFERYKVRAQQVLKSKASKDVGLARELEEAREQLAELQDKHVLLQLAADDAEKRHRQELEARKQELSQLQQLHRQELERCQLQFRERALRLEEEMHKQRDRALAVLAEKDRELEQLRTLALPHGPKGSREGGPGPGDAPSQDSSEILPQELQLCSGSEPTFFLYAEQLARKEVEIAALRKHRHRLEVQLHQLQGRALAEEDRHREEVAALRDEIQKNCRDKSREGANLEYLKNVVYRFLTLPDARGRQQTLTAILAILHFSPEEKLSIAKSSAHGSWWPHGKR; this is encoded by the exons ATGGAGAAGTTCGGGATGAACTTCGGGGGCGGCcccagcaggaaggagctgctggagaccATCGAGAcgcagaagcagcagctcctgcgcTTCCAGGCGCGCCTCAAGGACGTCGTCCACGCCTACAAGAGCctgctgaaggagaaggaggcGCTGGAAGCCAGCCTGAAGGCGCTCTCCGTGTCCCACGACGGGGAGCTGCCCGCGCCCCCGCCCGCAGCCGCGGACTCCCCGGACGACCGGAGCTCGGAGCACAGCGAGGACAGCGCGGGCACGGCCGCCAGCGCGGACACCGCGGCCAGCCCGCCTGGGGGGGACGAGGAGGACAGACCCGCGGGCGGCCCCTCCGCGAGGGCCGAGGAGCCGAGCGGCGCCGAGGGCGGGGAGCCGAGCGGCGGCGAGCCCGAGCGgcggctgcagcagctgaaggcGCAGCTGGCCACGCTGACGGGCGCGCTGGCCACCGTGACGCAGGAGAAGTCGCGCATGGAGGCCTCGTACCAGGCGGAGCGGCGGCAGAtgaagcaggagctggaggaggcggcggcgcgggcgcgGGCCGAGGCCGAgcggctgcaggagctgcaggagcagctggcccAGACCCGCGGCCgcctcctggagcagcagcgcGAGCGGGAGCGCGAGCAGGGCGACCACGGGCTGATGCTGCgcgagctgcaggagctgctgcgcGCCGAGCGCGACGGGCGCCGCGCCGccgagcaggagctgcagcaggccCGGGAGGCGCTGGCCGGCACCGCCGGCACCGCGGAGCGAGCCCAGGGCCACGAGCAGCAGGCGCGGCagctgagccaggagctggaggagctgcgcagggagctgcagggcgtGCGAGAGGAGAGCGGCAGGGCCGACCCGCGgatccaggagctgcaggaggagatggcCGGCCTCAAGAACcacttccagctgcagctggtgcaggAGATGAAGAAG ACAGCCCAGGCCGAGGAGCAGCTGCGGCAGCGCTCGCAGCGGGAGGAGCAGCGCGTGGCCGAGCTGGAGgcccaggtgtcccaggtgtCCGAGCTGCTGGGCACCTACGAGAAGGCCAAGCAGAGGGACCAGGGCACCATCCAGAGGCTCAAGGACCGCATCGTGCAGCTGGACCTGGAGAACAAGACCTTGGCCATCGCCGCCTCCAGCCGCTCCCTGGGCGAGGTGGCCGTGGAGGAGGCCACCCTGGACGTGAGCGTGCTCAAGGAGAAGATGGAGAAGCTGCGGAAGCTCCTGCAGGCGGCGGCCGGGAAGGGCGCGGAGGCGGAGGAGCCGCAGGAGCCGGAGCCGTCCCCGAGCGGTGGGGACGGGGACAAGGCCCCGGgcgggcactgccagcaggagctcaggcagCTCAAGGAGGAGTTCGAGCGCTACAAGGTGAGGGCGCAGCAGGTGCTCAAGAGCAAGGCCAGCAAGGACGTGGGGCTGgccagggagctggaggaggcGCGGGAGCAGCTGGCGGAGCTCCAGGACAAGCacgtgctgctgcagctggccGCGGACGACGCGGAGAAGCGGCACCGGCAGGAGCTGGAGGCCCGGAagcaggagctgtcccagctgcagcagctgcaccgGCAGGAGCTGGAGCGGTGCCAGCTGCAGTTCCGGGAGCGGGCGCTGCGCCTGGAGGAGGAGATGCACAAGCAGCGGGACCGGGCGCTGGCCGTGCTGGCCGAGAAGGAccgggagctggagcagctccgcACCCTCGCGCTGCCCCACGGCCCCAAGGGCTCCCGGGagggcgggcccggccccggggacGCTCCCAGCCAGGACTCCTCGGAGatcctgccccaggagctgcagctgtgctccgGCTCCGAGCCCACCTTCTTCCTGTACGCGGAGCAGCTGGCGCGCAAGGAGGTGGAGATCGCGGCGCTGCGCAAGCACCGGCACCGGCTGGAGGTGCagctgcaccagctgcagggcagggccctGGCCGAGGAGGACCGGCACCGCGAGGAGGTGGCGGCGCTGCGGGACGAGATCCAGAAGAACTGCCGCGAtaagagcagggaaggagccaacCTGGAGTACCTGAAGAACGTGGTGTACCGGTTCCTGACGCTGCCGGACGCGCGGGGCCGCCAGCAGACGCTCACGGCCATCCTGGCCATCCTGCACTTCAGCCCCGAGGAGAAGCTGAGCATCGCCAAGAGCTCAGCCCACGGCTCCTGGTGGCCCCACGGGAAGAGATGA